Proteins from a genomic interval of Nasonia vitripennis strain AsymCx chromosome 3, Nvit_psr_1.1, whole genome shotgun sequence:
- the LOC100121780 gene encoding saccharopine dehydrogenase-like oxidoreductase isoform X1, with translation MYIMTERLDLVIFGATGFTGKYIVREAERLAKDKHFTWGVAGRRKDALEAVLKEFAPESENIKIIIADLKDEESLKKMAEQAKVIVNCCGPYRFYGEPVIKACIAAQTHHVDVSGEPQYMEKMQLEYNKKAQDAGVYIISACGFDSIPADLGLIFTQNKFEGDVNSVETYLNFWSKSNVGGALLHYGTWESAVYGLHHANELRGLRSKLFPEKLPELKPKLKTKGVVHRSAISEGWSVVFPGADRSVCLRSQRFLFQKYKQRPVQVQAYVTFKSLFQVIQTVLVGSIFTLLTKTQFGCNLLLKYPKFFSGGMASHEGPKPELMENSHFSVTLFAKGWTDKLSEPTDQHKDAPNKEMITKVTGTNPGYGATCTSVLLSALTILKESDKMPDNGGVLPPGAALGKTSMIDELAKNGFKFEVISSIEK, from the exons AATGACGGAGCGTTTGGATTTGGTCATTTTTGGAGCAACTGGTTTTACAGGAAAATATATTGTGCGAGAAGCTGAGCGCTTGGCTAAAGATAAACATTTTACTTGGGGAGTTGCTGGTCGCCGCAAGGATGCTCTGGAAGCagttttaaaagaatttgCTCCAGAATCAG aaaatataaaaatcataatagCAGACTTGAAGGATGAGGAGTCACTTAAGAAAATGGCTGAACAAGCCAAAGTCATTGTAAACTGTTGTGGTCCGTATAGATTTTATGGTGAGCCTGTTATCAAAGCATGCATTGCAGCCCAAACACATCATGTTGATGTCAGTGGAGAGCCACAA TACATGGAAAAAATGCAATTGGAATACAACAAAAAAGCACAAGATGCAGGAGTATACATCATAAGTGCTTGCGGATTTGACAGTATCCCAGCTGACTTGGGTTTAATTTTTACTCAAAATAAATTCGAGGGCGATGTCAACAGTGTTGAAACTTATTTAAACTTTTGGTCAAAATCCAATGTTGGAGGAGCACTTTTGCATTATGGTACTTGGGAATCAGCAGTTTATGGATTACATCATGCAAATGAACTACGAGGTCTCCGTTCAAAACTATTCCCTGAAAAGCTTCCAGAATTGAAACCCAAGTTAAAAACAAA AGGTGTTGTACATCGCAGTGCCATTTCAGAAGGCTGGTCTGTCGTTTTCCCAGGCGCTGATCGCTCCGTTTGTCTTAGGTCTCAAAGATTTTTATTCCAGAAGTATAAGCAAAGACCTGTACAAGTACAAGCTTATGTGACTTTTAA ATCACTATTTCAAGTAATTCAAACTGTTCTTGTTGGAAGTATATTCACGTTGTTAACAAAGACTCAGTTTGGATGTAATCTACTTTTGAAG TATCCCAAATTCTTCTCTGGTGGTATGGCCAGTCACGAAGGTCCAAAGCCAGAGCTGATGGAAAACAGTCATTTCTCAGTGACACTTTTTGCAAAAGGATGGACAGACAAATTATCAGAACCAACTGATCAACACAAAGATGCACCCAATAAAGAAATGATAACTAAAGTTACTGGTACAAATCCTGGATATGGTGCTACTTGTACCTCGGTTTTACTTTCTGCCCTTACGATTCTCAAGGAATCTGATAAAATGCCTGATAA CGGTGGTGTTCTTCCTCCTGGCGCTGCCTTAGGGAAAACATCGATGATCGACGAGTTGGCTAAGAATGGCTTCAAATTTGAAGTTATCTCATCAATTGAGAAGTAA
- the LOC100121780 gene encoding saccharopine dehydrogenase-like oxidoreductase isoform X2, which produces MTERLDLVIFGATGFTGKYIVREAERLAKDKHFTWGVAGRRKDALEAVLKEFAPESENIKIIIADLKDEESLKKMAEQAKVIVNCCGPYRFYGEPVIKACIAAQTHHVDVSGEPQYMEKMQLEYNKKAQDAGVYIISACGFDSIPADLGLIFTQNKFEGDVNSVETYLNFWSKSNVGGALLHYGTWESAVYGLHHANELRGLRSKLFPEKLPELKPKLKTKGVVHRSAISEGWSVVFPGADRSVCLRSQRFLFQKYKQRPVQVQAYVTFKSLFQVIQTVLVGSIFTLLTKTQFGCNLLLKYPKFFSGGMASHEGPKPELMENSHFSVTLFAKGWTDKLSEPTDQHKDAPNKEMITKVTGTNPGYGATCTSVLLSALTILKESDKMPDNGGVLPPGAALGKTSMIDELAKNGFKFEVISSIEK; this is translated from the exons ATGACGGAGCGTTTGGATTTGGTCATTTTTGGAGCAACTGGTTTTACAGGAAAATATATTGTGCGAGAAGCTGAGCGCTTGGCTAAAGATAAACATTTTACTTGGGGAGTTGCTGGTCGCCGCAAGGATGCTCTGGAAGCagttttaaaagaatttgCTCCAGAATCAG aaaatataaaaatcataatagCAGACTTGAAGGATGAGGAGTCACTTAAGAAAATGGCTGAACAAGCCAAAGTCATTGTAAACTGTTGTGGTCCGTATAGATTTTATGGTGAGCCTGTTATCAAAGCATGCATTGCAGCCCAAACACATCATGTTGATGTCAGTGGAGAGCCACAA TACATGGAAAAAATGCAATTGGAATACAACAAAAAAGCACAAGATGCAGGAGTATACATCATAAGTGCTTGCGGATTTGACAGTATCCCAGCTGACTTGGGTTTAATTTTTACTCAAAATAAATTCGAGGGCGATGTCAACAGTGTTGAAACTTATTTAAACTTTTGGTCAAAATCCAATGTTGGAGGAGCACTTTTGCATTATGGTACTTGGGAATCAGCAGTTTATGGATTACATCATGCAAATGAACTACGAGGTCTCCGTTCAAAACTATTCCCTGAAAAGCTTCCAGAATTGAAACCCAAGTTAAAAACAAA AGGTGTTGTACATCGCAGTGCCATTTCAGAAGGCTGGTCTGTCGTTTTCCCAGGCGCTGATCGCTCCGTTTGTCTTAGGTCTCAAAGATTTTTATTCCAGAAGTATAAGCAAAGACCTGTACAAGTACAAGCTTATGTGACTTTTAA ATCACTATTTCAAGTAATTCAAACTGTTCTTGTTGGAAGTATATTCACGTTGTTAACAAAGACTCAGTTTGGATGTAATCTACTTTTGAAG TATCCCAAATTCTTCTCTGGTGGTATGGCCAGTCACGAAGGTCCAAAGCCAGAGCTGATGGAAAACAGTCATTTCTCAGTGACACTTTTTGCAAAAGGATGGACAGACAAATTATCAGAACCAACTGATCAACACAAAGATGCACCCAATAAAGAAATGATAACTAAAGTTACTGGTACAAATCCTGGATATGGTGCTACTTGTACCTCGGTTTTACTTTCTGCCCTTACGATTCTCAAGGAATCTGATAAAATGCCTGATAA CGGTGGTGTTCTTCCTCCTGGCGCTGCCTTAGGGAAAACATCGATGATCGACGAGTTGGCTAAGAATGGCTTCAAATTTGAAGTTATCTCATCAATTGAGAAGTAA